The proteins below come from a single Dinghuibacter silviterrae genomic window:
- a CDS encoding helix-turn-helix domain-containing protein — protein MEIKSNKAYKEAVHKVYSLMNKGDVHISEAEAAEIELLSKAIEYYEDHVLKIMPLPVTVATIVQDKIEELNITQVQLAAMFGIATSKLSQILSGKRKPDVSFLKAVHEKLGIDGNFILEKA, from the coding sequence ATGGAAATAAAGAGTAACAAAGCGTACAAAGAAGCTGTCCACAAGGTATATAGTCTCATGAATAAAGGGGATGTACATATTTCTGAAGCTGAAGCTGCGGAAATAGAATTATTGTCGAAGGCTATTGAATACTATGAAGATCATGTGTTGAAAATAATGCCCTTGCCCGTAACAGTGGCAACCATCGTGCAGGATAAGATTGAGGAGCTGAATATCACGCAGGTACAGCTGGCGGCCATGTTTGGTATTGCCACGTCAAAGCTTTCACAAATACTCAGTGGGAAAAGGAAGCCTGACGTTTCCTTTTTGAAAGCGGTGCATGAAAAATTGGGGATTGACGGGAATTTTATTTTGGAAAAAGCATGA
- a CDS encoding putative glycoside hydrolase — MKLIFGLALLAAPVVAFGQGIPDSVAASIESRIHDRDYPSIFIAWTSADALYKDNPVPLSTLEPPFATVARHDLFFNVWQRMGLRLAAGQKYAVLTPEFTPESIATALRNRAALLAMNPHVIILVSVNYFSAQASYLPPDSPWWLHNARGAQFEQNNTEYKSSMIDFTNPEFQDRIAQLCGALVRTGVYDGIMLDWWHDTDRTPARMDLIRKIRAAIGEKAIIIGNVNGKLPSLTAPYLNGMYMEGLNSNFFPDWRTAAENLLWGESHLRKPAITALEEWWSTTGRNDVALMRNVTTLSLVFSNGYCLFSDPNSLPTPDHLHYWYPFWDRSLGKPVGPLGNVRRPDLHGAYTRNYEKGEVVFNPADNRAVVVRFSEERKSVATQTVGKEFTVAAGDGDIFLVLTP, encoded by the coding sequence ATGAAATTGATCTTTGGCCTGGCCCTCCTGGCCGCCCCTGTAGTAGCCTTTGGACAAGGCATTCCGGACAGCGTCGCGGCGTCGATCGAAAGCCGCATCCACGACCGCGACTACCCCTCGATTTTTATTGCCTGGACTTCGGCGGATGCCCTGTACAAGGATAACCCGGTCCCTTTGTCAACGCTGGAGCCGCCGTTTGCCACCGTGGCCCGCCACGACCTGTTTTTCAACGTATGGCAAAGAATGGGACTCCGGCTGGCCGCCGGCCAAAAATACGCGGTGCTCACGCCCGAGTTTACCCCCGAAAGTATCGCCACCGCCTTGCGAAACCGCGCCGCCCTCCTCGCTATGAATCCCCACGTCATCATCCTGGTCAGCGTGAATTATTTTTCCGCGCAGGCAAGCTACCTGCCACCCGATTCCCCCTGGTGGCTGCACAACGCCCGGGGCGCTCAATTTGAACAGAACAACACCGAATACAAATCGTCCATGATCGATTTTACCAACCCGGAATTCCAGGATAGGATCGCCCAGCTTTGCGGCGCCCTCGTCCGGACCGGTGTGTACGACGGCATCATGCTCGACTGGTGGCACGACACAGACCGGACCCCTGCCCGGATGGACCTGATCCGGAAGATCCGGGCCGCCATCGGTGAAAAGGCCATCATCATCGGGAACGTCAACGGCAAACTGCCCTCGCTGACAGCGCCTTATCTGAACGGGATGTATATGGAAGGGTTAAACTCAAATTTTTTCCCCGACTGGCGGACTGCCGCGGAGAACCTCCTTTGGGGAGAAAGCCACCTGCGCAAGCCGGCGATCACTGCGCTGGAAGAATGGTGGAGTACGACGGGGCGGAATGATGTGGCATTGATGCGCAATGTTACGACCTTGTCCCTTGTGTTTTCCAATGGGTATTGTCTTTTTTCGGATCCTAATTCCCTGCCGACGCCGGATCACCTCCATTACTGGTATCCGTTTTGGGATCGGTCGTTGGGGAAGCCGGTGGGGCCGTTGGGCAACGTCCGTCGTCCGGATCTGCATGGGGCGTATACGCGGAATTATGAGAAGGGGGAGGTTGTTTTTAATCCTGCTGATAATAGGGCGGTGGTGGTTCGGTTCTCCGAAGAGCGGAAGAGTGTGGCGACGCAAACGGTGGGGAAGGAGTTTACGGTGGCGGCGGGGGATGGGGATATATTTCTCGTGTTGACGCCTTAG
- a CDS encoding type II toxin-antitoxin system HigB family toxin — protein sequence MRVIAVKTLREQWIAYPQAEQSLLAWYEEAENAQWNNPQELKLQYRNASILTDKRVVFNIHGNTFRLIVDIEYRLKIVFVVWFGTHKQYDKIDANKVSYVKADKK from the coding sequence ATGAGGGTTATTGCCGTAAAAACGTTAAGGGAGCAATGGATTGCATACCCCCAGGCAGAACAGTCCTTATTAGCTTGGTATGAGGAAGCGGAGAACGCTCAATGGAACAACCCCCAGGAGTTGAAACTACAATATCGAAATGCTTCAATCCTGACGGACAAGCGAGTGGTCTTCAATATTCATGGTAATACTTTTAGGTTAATAGTAGATATAGAATACCGCTTAAAAATTGTTTTTGTCGTTTGGTTTGGCACCCACAAGCAGTATGACAAAATAGACGCTAATAAGGTAAGTTATGTTAAAGCCGATAAAAAATGA
- a CDS encoding helix-turn-helix domain-containing protein — MLKPIKNDVQYEDALARVYELMQTELKPESKESDELEVLSILVKEYEIDHYPVPKPSPLDAIKFRLEQMGMSEAELSNILGYRSRKSEIFSGRRKLSLAMIRKLNEVLHIPADILIQAY; from the coding sequence ATGTTAAAGCCGATAAAAAATGATGTTCAATACGAGGATGCTCTCGCCAGGGTATATGAACTGATGCAAACTGAGCTTAAGCCCGAGTCTAAGGAATCTGATGAACTGGAAGTGCTTTCTATTCTGGTTAAAGAGTATGAAATAGACCACTATCCTGTTCCGAAGCCGTCTCCGTTGGACGCCATCAAATTCAGGTTGGAACAGATGGGCATGTCAGAAGCTGAACTGTCAAATATTCTCGGTTATCGATCGCGTAAGTCCGAGATTTTTTCCGGAAGGCGTAAGCTTAGTCTTGCTATGATTCGGAAGTTGAACGAGGTCCTTCACATTCCCGCTGACATACTTATACAGGCATACTAA
- a CDS encoding TolB family protein: protein MKTLLVVLLSLLYGAVCAQSIGLFPSNGDVGPVLHPGSAVYDSSAQTYLVSGSGSNIWFTRDEFQYVYTRLKGDFILQARGRFVSKGATAHRKFGWMVRTGLDTGSAMVTAAVHADGLTSLQYRKQTGANVEENRSTLTAADVIQLERQGNRYIMSVARDGGPFVINDVTDLPLGDEVYVGLFVCSHNKDVTERVLFDNVRLIKPAPAGWVPYKDYLGSHIEVLDLGSGRRSVVYSAPVSLQAPNWTLDGRALLYNSSGFIYRLDLSSRTASVLNTGSVHSNNNDHVLSFDGKMLVLSSAGAGGASVVYKVPSTGGDPVQLTPTGPSYGHGWSPDGRYIVFTGQRNGDFDIYRIPATGGAEVRLTTTPGLDDGPEYSPDGQYIYFNSVRSGSMQIWRMRPDGSQPEQLTADTCNNWFPHVSPDGKWVVFISFWPSETRPDDHPFYRHVYLRVMPASGGKPRVIAYVYGGQGTINTPSWAPDSKRIAFVSNSGAIP, encoded by the coding sequence ATGAAAACATTGCTTGTCGTCCTGCTGTCGCTTTTGTACGGCGCTGTCTGCGCCCAGTCTATCGGTTTATTCCCGTCTAATGGAGACGTGGGCCCCGTACTACACCCCGGAAGCGCCGTCTACGATTCCTCCGCCCAAACCTACCTCGTCAGCGGCTCCGGGTCCAACATCTGGTTCACCCGCGACGAGTTTCAGTACGTATATACCCGGCTCAAAGGTGACTTCATCCTCCAGGCCCGCGGACGCTTCGTCAGCAAAGGCGCGACCGCCCACCGCAAATTCGGCTGGATGGTCCGCACCGGTCTCGACACCGGCTCCGCCATGGTCACCGCCGCCGTCCACGCCGACGGCCTCACCTCCCTCCAATACCGCAAACAGACCGGCGCCAACGTCGAGGAAAACCGCTCCACCCTCACCGCCGCCGACGTCATCCAACTCGAACGGCAGGGCAATCGCTATATCATGTCCGTCGCCCGGGACGGCGGCCCCTTCGTCATCAACGACGTCACCGACCTCCCCCTCGGCGACGAAGTCTACGTCGGTCTTTTTGTCTGCTCCCACAACAAAGACGTCACCGAACGCGTCCTTTTCGACAACGTCCGCCTCATCAAACCCGCGCCCGCCGGGTGGGTGCCGTATAAGGATTATCTCGGCAGCCATATCGAGGTGCTCGACCTCGGTTCGGGCCGGCGCTCCGTCGTCTATTCGGCGCCTGTTTCCCTCCAGGCGCCCAACTGGACGCTTGACGGGCGGGCGCTGTTATATAATTCTTCCGGCTTTATTTATCGGCTCGATCTTTCTTCGCGTACTGCTTCGGTTTTGAACACCGGCTCCGTCCACTCCAACAACAACGACCACGTCCTGTCCTTCGACGGCAAGATGCTTGTCCTCTCCAGTGCCGGTGCGGGCGGCGCCTCTGTCGTATATAAAGTCCCCTCTACCGGCGGAGACCCCGTCCAGCTCACCCCCACCGGGCCTTCCTACGGTCACGGGTGGTCTCCCGACGGCCGCTATATAGTCTTCACCGGGCAGCGCAACGGCGACTTCGACATCTACCGTATCCCCGCCACCGGGGGGGCGGAAGTCCGGCTCACCACTACCCCCGGTCTCGACGATGGGCCCGAATACAGTCCCGACGGGCAGTATATCTACTTCAACTCCGTTCGTTCCGGCTCCATGCAGATCTGGCGCATGCGGCCTGACGGGAGTCAGCCCGAGCAACTTACGGCTGACACCTGCAATAACTGGTTTCCCCATGTGTCTCCTGACGGGAAGTGGGTTGTTTTTATCTCCTTTTGGCCTTCTGAGACGAGGCCTGATGACCATCCTTTTTACCGGCATGTGTACCTGCGGGTGATGCCGGCTTCTGGGGGCAAGCCCCGCGTGATTGCTTATGTTTATGGGGGGCAGGGGACGATCAATACGCCGTCTTGGGCGCCCGACAGCAAGCGGATTGCTTTCGTATCCAATTCTGGGGCGATTCCATAG
- a CDS encoding Gfo/Idh/MocA family protein, which produces MKHTVAFLLVALFITTAHAQLRVGVAGLNHDHVYGLMEQYKKGKVIIVGIAEPDTALAGKWKRRYGLADNLFYPSVATMLANVKPDAVLAYNPIEEHLSVVEACAPQGVSVMVEKPLAVSVAQADKIESLVKQYHIHVLVNYETTWYPTNQQVYTLAKNGEVGQVRKMVAHDGHQGPKEIGCSQDFLKWLTDPVKNGGGAVVDFGCYGANLMTWMMGNQKPLAVTAVLKHYKPDVYPKVDDDATIMVEWPGAVGLIEGSWNWPFSIKDWEVFGDKGYLHAMNNHELQERKGDGGYKDQDVPAYTVDNLTYLADVLSGKINPDNDLSGLPNNLIVVRILEAAKRSAKEGKRIEL; this is translated from the coding sequence ATGAAGCATACCGTAGCATTTCTCCTTGTGGCGTTGTTCATAACAACAGCGCATGCCCAGTTAAGGGTCGGCGTCGCCGGCCTCAACCACGACCATGTGTACGGGTTGATGGAACAGTACAAAAAGGGAAAGGTCATCATCGTGGGGATTGCGGAGCCGGATACCGCCCTGGCCGGCAAATGGAAACGGCGGTATGGATTGGCGGATAACTTGTTCTACCCCAGTGTGGCAACGATGCTGGCGAACGTCAAACCGGATGCGGTATTGGCCTACAACCCGATAGAAGAACACCTGTCGGTGGTGGAAGCGTGTGCACCGCAGGGGGTGTCGGTCATGGTGGAAAAACCGTTGGCGGTCAGCGTGGCCCAGGCGGACAAAATAGAGTCGCTCGTCAAACAATATCATATTCATGTGTTGGTGAATTATGAAACGACGTGGTACCCGACGAACCAGCAGGTGTATACCCTGGCCAAAAACGGGGAAGTCGGGCAGGTGCGAAAGATGGTGGCGCATGACGGGCACCAGGGGCCGAAAGAAATTGGTTGCAGCCAGGATTTTCTGAAGTGGCTGACGGACCCTGTCAAGAACGGGGGCGGAGCGGTCGTGGACTTTGGCTGCTATGGGGCGAACCTGATGACGTGGATGATGGGGAATCAAAAACCGCTGGCGGTCACGGCGGTGCTCAAACACTATAAACCGGACGTATACCCGAAGGTGGACGACGACGCGACGATCATGGTGGAATGGCCGGGGGCCGTGGGGCTGATCGAAGGGTCTTGGAACTGGCCGTTTAGCATCAAGGATTGGGAGGTGTTTGGGGACAAGGGGTATCTGCACGCGATGAACAACCACGAACTTCAGGAGCGGAAAGGGGATGGGGGCTATAAAGACCAGGACGTACCGGCGTATACGGTCGACAACCTGACCTATCTTGCGGACGTCCTGAGCGGAAAGATCAACCCGGATAACGACCTCTCCGGGTTGCCGAACAACCTCATCGTCGTCCGGATCCTGGAGGCGGCGAAGCGCTCGGCGAAGGAGGGCAAACGAATCGAACTATGA
- a CDS encoding TMEM175 family protein codes for MTKARLESFSDGVFAISVTLLVLNIHIPGTEAKTNADLVKAIRNSWPNELTYIFSFLVVGVFWVAHQRIFAYLRYVNHFILWANIFYLMSIAIMPFPAAVLAMHPLFPSAIVLYCGVLFLCASEHYIFLLYIHRHAWLREPSYNPGENRWTLAVAGVGPLCYLLAAICSGFCPLASFCFIVVALFFYIVVVYFLTKRRPTEK; via the coding sequence ATGACCAAAGCCAGGCTGGAATCATTTTCTGACGGGGTGTTCGCGATTTCCGTGACGCTCCTGGTGTTGAATATTCATATACCGGGTACGGAAGCGAAAACCAACGCGGATCTGGTAAAAGCGATCCGGAATTCCTGGCCCAACGAACTGACCTACATTTTTTCGTTTCTTGTCGTAGGCGTCTTCTGGGTCGCCCACCAGCGCATTTTCGCCTACCTCCGGTATGTCAATCATTTTATCCTGTGGGCGAACATCTTCTACCTGATGTCGATCGCCATCATGCCGTTCCCGGCGGCCGTCCTGGCGATGCATCCGTTGTTCCCCTCGGCGATCGTCCTGTATTGCGGGGTACTTTTCCTGTGCGCGTCGGAGCACTATATTTTCCTACTATACATACACCGCCATGCATGGCTGCGGGAACCCTCCTATAACCCGGGGGAAAACCGCTGGACCCTTGCCGTTGCCGGGGTAGGGCCGCTTTGTTACCTCCTGGCGGCGATTTGCAGCGGGTTTTGTCCGTTGGCGAGCTTTTGCTTTATCGTGGTCGCGCTTTTCTTTTACATCGTCGTGGTTTACTTCCTGACGAAGAGAAGGCCTACTGAAAAGTGA
- a CDS encoding M1 family metallopeptidase produces MGKAVIRRFWFLLFAVTGVHAQQHLTSGGKLKPEQAIMDIRHYTIALKVDIAGRSIDGYTDVDMILSQTTPVLLLDLLDSFQVRSVAVDGFPAPFVYAANLIRITPAALVRPGRHTVRVVYGGKPHVAVHPPWDDGFTWTKDSSGNPWVAITAEGTGGKLYFPCKDHPSDEPDEGVDMYITVPDSLVVAGPGLLQSSKGGTYHWKTNYTINNYSIVFNVGQYRVVQKDYTTVAGHHVPMVFYVLEEHAAKAPHHLEVLERIVHEQEKYFGEYPWVKEKIGIVETPHLGMEHQTMNAYGNHFRYTKVGGEDYDDLMHHEFGHEWWGNRVTAKDWADYWIHEGINTYGDGLYVLDKEGEKAYDQFFRRMAAGISNQAPIVLGKDIDEEAAYQGDIYPKGAFFMHTLRWVLGDSTFFPILKSLASADTLVDSDDVEAYFSSRVGADLKPLFDLYLRTTNKLDIRVRALGGGRYGIHLENMRPTFTIPLEVVTDKGTIVLPLQPDEVTFSSATKPGVDPRMCYLATVTFQ; encoded by the coding sequence ATGGGTAAGGCCGTTATAAGGCGTTTTTGGTTCCTGCTGTTCGCAGTGACCGGCGTCCACGCCCAGCAGCACCTGACGTCCGGGGGCAAGCTCAAACCGGAGCAGGCCATCATGGACATACGGCACTACACGATTGCCCTCAAGGTCGACATCGCCGGGCGGAGCATCGACGGGTATACCGACGTGGACATGATCCTGTCGCAAACCACGCCGGTTCTTCTGCTCGACTTGCTGGACTCCTTTCAGGTGCGTTCGGTTGCGGTGGACGGCTTTCCCGCCCCCTTTGTTTACGCAGCCAATTTGATCCGCATCACGCCCGCTGCCCTGGTGCGCCCCGGCCGTCATACGGTCCGCGTCGTCTATGGCGGGAAGCCTCACGTGGCCGTACACCCGCCCTGGGACGATGGTTTTACCTGGACAAAGGACTCCTCGGGCAATCCCTGGGTGGCCATCACCGCGGAGGGTACGGGAGGAAAACTCTATTTTCCTTGCAAAGATCATCCCAGCGACGAACCCGATGAAGGGGTCGATATGTATATAACGGTGCCGGACAGCCTCGTGGTCGCCGGCCCCGGGTTGCTGCAATCTTCGAAAGGCGGCACTTATCACTGGAAGACAAACTATACCATCAACAACTACAGCATCGTCTTCAACGTCGGCCAATACCGCGTTGTTCAAAAAGACTATACAACGGTGGCCGGTCACCACGTCCCCATGGTTTTCTACGTCCTGGAAGAACACGCCGCCAAGGCCCCGCACCACCTGGAGGTCCTGGAGCGCATCGTCCACGAACAGGAAAAATATTTTGGAGAGTATCCATGGGTGAAGGAAAAAATAGGCATTGTCGAAACACCCCACCTGGGTATGGAACACCAAACGATGAATGCCTACGGGAACCATTTCCGCTACACCAAGGTCGGCGGGGAAGACTATGACGACCTCATGCACCACGAATTCGGCCACGAATGGTGGGGGAACAGGGTCACCGCCAAAGACTGGGCGGACTACTGGATCCACGAAGGGATCAACACATACGGAGACGGGCTCTACGTCCTGGATAAGGAAGGCGAAAAAGCTTATGATCAATTTTTCCGCCGGATGGCCGCCGGTATCTCCAACCAGGCGCCCATCGTCCTGGGCAAAGACATAGACGAAGAAGCCGCCTACCAGGGCGACATCTATCCCAAGGGGGCGTTCTTTATGCACACGCTAAGGTGGGTGTTGGGCGACAGTACATTTTTCCCTATCCTGAAGAGTCTTGCGTCGGCCGACACGCTCGTCGATTCCGACGATGTAGAAGCCTATTTCAGCAGCCGGGTAGGGGCCGACCTGAAACCGTTGTTTGATCTGTACCTGCGGACCACCAATAAGCTCGATATCCGCGTTCGGGCCCTCGGCGGCGGACGTTATGGGATCCATCTGGAAAACATGCGTCCAACGTTTACGATTCCGCTGGAGGTCGTCACCGACAAGGGCACCATCGTGCTCCCATTACAACCGGATGAGGTCACGTTCTCCAGCGCGACCAAGCCGGGGGTCGATCCAAGGATGTGCTACCTGGCAACGGTCACTTTTCAGTAG
- a CDS encoding 3-keto-disaccharide hydrolase yields MNKSFCLVLAMALPATQLFAQAKPEDTEYYTPVPAVVTPGATNSMPPSDAVVLFDGSNLDQWESANDTTQAAGWNVHDGIMTVSKTAGNIRTKQSFSNYQLHIEYRIPADITGSGQARGNSGVFLASTGSGDSGYELQVLDNYNNKTYVNGQAGSIYKQSPPLVNACKKPGEWQSYDVIWTAPLFNADGSLQSPARVTVLHNGVLVQNNFALLGPTLYIGKPAYTHAHGPSPIKLQAHGDKSEPISYRNIWVRPL; encoded by the coding sequence ATGAATAAATCCTTTTGCCTGGTCCTGGCGATGGCTTTGCCCGCCACCCAGTTGTTTGCGCAAGCCAAACCCGAAGACACCGAGTACTATACCCCCGTTCCCGCCGTGGTGACGCCCGGGGCAACCAATAGCATGCCGCCCTCCGACGCCGTCGTCCTTTTCGACGGTTCGAACCTCGATCAGTGGGAATCCGCAAACGATACGACCCAGGCCGCGGGGTGGAACGTCCACGACGGCATCATGACCGTCAGCAAGACCGCCGGTAACATCCGGACGAAGCAATCCTTTTCCAACTATCAATTGCACATCGAATACCGAATCCCGGCGGACATCACCGGCTCCGGGCAGGCCCGCGGAAACAGCGGCGTTTTCCTCGCGTCCACCGGCTCAGGGGATTCCGGCTACGAGCTCCAGGTCCTCGACAACTACAACAACAAGACGTATGTCAACGGTCAGGCCGGCAGCATTTACAAACAATCCCCTCCCCTTGTCAATGCGTGCAAAAAACCCGGCGAGTGGCAGAGCTACGACGTGATCTGGACCGCGCCCCTTTTTAACGCAGACGGCAGCCTGCAATCGCCCGCACGGGTCACCGTACTCCATAACGGGGTATTGGTTCAAAATAATTTCGCCCTCCTCGGCCCCACGCTGTATATCGGGAAACCAGCGTACACCCACGCACACGGCCCCAGCCCCATCAAGCTCCAGGCCCACGGGGATAAGAGCGAACCCATCAGCTATAGAAATATATGGGTAAGGCCGTTATAA
- a CDS encoding creatininase family protein: MRLFLCLLLSTWTLLATAQTLPARWDELTASDWPLALAKSSRTCILPIGILEKHGPHVPIGSDLIHAREWAARAVRQEYAVVFPDYFYGQINEARHQYGTFALPSHLVLELLDSTCSEIARNGFDKIVIINGHGGNVALLQYFVQTQLERRRNYAVYFFQPQQDSAYRAAYNKLHKSDNAGDLHAGERETSVLMYLRPDLVHVDRATRESGRKQDRLMVPPAAYTAIWWYAGFPNHYAGEGDKATPELGRLVVDFEVSNLVKALKIIKTDTTTLRLQNEFFDRVDSLK, from the coding sequence ATGAGGCTGTTCCTCTGTCTGCTGCTGAGCACCTGGACCTTGCTGGCCACGGCCCAGACCCTCCCTGCACGCTGGGACGAACTCACCGCCAGCGACTGGCCTTTGGCGCTGGCAAAGTCGTCCCGGACCTGTATCCTGCCTATCGGGATCCTGGAAAAACACGGGCCCCACGTACCCATTGGTTCCGACCTGATCCATGCCCGGGAATGGGCGGCAAGGGCGGTCAGGCAGGAATACGCGGTGGTTTTCCCGGATTATTTTTACGGCCAGATCAACGAGGCCCGGCACCAATACGGCACCTTTGCCCTCCCCAGCCACCTGGTCCTCGAATTGCTGGACTCCACGTGCAGCGAGATCGCCCGGAACGGCTTCGACAAAATCGTCATCATCAACGGGCACGGCGGTAACGTCGCCCTGCTTCAATATTTTGTCCAGACACAGCTGGAGCGGCGGCGGAACTATGCGGTTTATTTTTTCCAACCCCAACAGGATTCTGCTTACCGGGCCGCCTACAACAAACTGCATAAGTCCGATAATGCCGGGGACCTCCACGCAGGGGAGCGGGAGACGTCGGTGTTGATGTACCTGCGCCCCGACCTGGTGCACGTCGACCGGGCCACCCGGGAATCCGGGCGTAAACAGGACCGGTTAATGGTGCCCCCTGCCGCCTACACCGCCATCTGGTGGTACGCCGGTTTTCCCAACCACTATGCCGGGGAGGGAGACAAAGCCACGCCGGAGCTGGGCAGGCTGGTGGTGGATTTCGAAGTGTCGAACCTGGTGAAGGCGCTCAAGATCATCAAGACGGATACCACGACGCTGCGGTTGCAGAATGAATTTTTTGACCGGGTGGATTCCCTTAAATAA
- a CDS encoding helix-turn-helix domain-containing protein, with product MEYREYKPHPLLDAYIVCYWSALADSPPFRERESLIPDGTTEFMFNFGDPYHQLQGDVPATVKGAHIIGIRKRSLIISQTTRQDFFCIRFRAGGPFALFGVPAHLFAHGFYDMRDVVGTWVGELEEKLFEAVDNDDRVRITDRYLLERLGTGMEEHTFVRRCVSGLLKGGGVARVLSDAGVTYKTLERRFHRVLGLSPTELVRIHRFNNAVHAMYSGRHASLTSVGHACGYYDQAHFIRDFRYLTGYAPLAFLKEQFTIVQVIQPALAERLSKLYNF from the coding sequence ATGGAATACCGGGAATACAAACCGCATCCCCTGCTGGATGCCTACATTGTTTGCTATTGGTCGGCCCTGGCAGACAGCCCCCCATTCCGGGAAAGGGAAAGCCTCATCCCGGACGGCACCACGGAATTCATGTTCAACTTCGGTGATCCCTATCACCAGCTACAAGGCGACGTACCGGCCACGGTAAAGGGGGCCCACATCATCGGTATCCGCAAACGGTCCCTGATCATTTCCCAGACGACGCGGCAGGACTTTTTTTGCATCCGCTTCCGGGCCGGCGGGCCCTTTGCTTTGTTTGGCGTCCCCGCCCATTTGTTCGCCCATGGGTTTTACGATATGCGGGATGTGGTGGGGACCTGGGTAGGGGAATTGGAGGAAAAGCTATTCGAGGCGGTGGACAACGACGACCGCGTCCGGATCACGGACCGGTACCTGCTGGAACGGCTGGGGACAGGCATGGAAGAGCACACGTTTGTCCGCCGGTGTGTGTCCGGTCTTTTGAAAGGCGGTGGTGTCGCCCGGGTCCTTTCCGACGCGGGTGTCACGTATAAAACGCTGGAGCGGCGGTTTCACCGGGTGCTGGGGCTTTCCCCCACCGAGCTGGTCCGGATCCACCGGTTCAACAACGCCGTACACGCGATGTATTCGGGGCGTCACGCCTCCCTGACGAGCGTGGGGCATGCCTGCGGATACTACGACCAGGCCCACTTTATCCGGGACTTCAGGTACCTGACCGGGTATGCGCCCCTGGCCTTTCTGAAGGAACAATTTACCATCGTACAGGTGATCCAGCCGGCCCTGGCGGAGCGGTTGTCCAAACTGTACAATTTTTGA
- a CDS encoding VOC family protein → MHTVKVIPYFMFEGDCEEALHFYQTALGGEVVVQSRYDNPNMNAPENYKNKVLHARLLIDGVIVLYGSDAFPGKPVHKTSGDISISVVFTGDLEKAKKAYDLLATGGKAGMAFAKQFWGDWHGGLTDRYGMHWNVNFEEPR, encoded by the coding sequence ATGCACACCGTCAAGGTCATTCCCTATTTCATGTTCGAGGGCGATTGCGAAGAGGCGCTTCATTTCTACCAGACCGCCCTGGGCGGCGAAGTGGTGGTCCAAAGCCGTTACGACAACCCGAATATGAACGCGCCCGAAAATTATAAGAACAAGGTCCTGCACGCCCGCCTGTTGATAGACGGGGTGATCGTCCTGTACGGCAGCGACGCCTTTCCGGGGAAACCCGTGCACAAGACCAGCGGCGACATTTCCATATCCGTGGTCTTTACGGGTGACCTGGAAAAAGCCAAAAAGGCCTATGACCTCCTGGCCACGGGCGGCAAAGCCGGCATGGCCTTCGCCAAACAATTCTGGGGCGACTGGCATGGCGGGCTCACCGACCGGTATGGCATGCACTGGAACGTCAATTTCGAGGAACCGCGCTGA